The genomic window tcaaTGAAAGCATTGAACTTTTTGAACAGCAAGGACAACGTACATCTTTAAcagaatatttaatgaaatcattatGTCGTGATTTTGTAACGCGATTATTTAAATTGGCCagtttacaaaataaattgcaatatcctgataatatagattttaatggaataaaaaaaatacttgtTGAATTACCTTCAGATGTTCAAGAACCACTTAATGACATATATTCAGCTGTTACAAAATGTGTtatcaaagattttttaaatcttactACTCCAGCATTACAAGCTTGTTCTGTGATacaaaagaaacataataaagatataaataaacaaattatttttactcatAAAGAAgctttattaaaagaattgaaaataacaCAAGATCCAGCATTGGCATTAAATTTGGTGACAAGTTTACTTTTTACAGCAGCAacacaaaatattatacatatgtctGGAAGACACGTGTCAATggttttgtcttttcttcagTTGTACATAATACCTGAAACTGCAGAATTATTGAGCAAATATTGTGGTATGCATTTATAgtattaatatctaaaattGCAGAAATCTGtactttatttgtataatatagtaATGTAGTAAAGTATATTTGGATATCATCATatcataacattaataactttattttaagattttatggacaatatatgaattaaaCTTATACATGTTGGTAgcataatgtttaaatatttataacaaaattatcgcATTATTTTGCAGATTTAGTAAGAAGTAGCATATCATCttctgaaaatattgaaaaaatggaAGCACAAGAAGCATTAAACAACAAATTGGAGCAAATAAAAGCGATTcctgataatattaatactcaTATAAAATCACAAAAATCTGaagcataataatataaatttgtgctacatatttatacaagttgtaattatatattaaaattcgattcacaattattatgttagttattactgttatctTTCGTTactgtttaattatttttatattataaagttgCCAAGATTCTAGTGAATCCAACACAAGCAGCAACAAATGTCTGCCCAATCCCCCATACTAATGCATATAATGGTGGCATTTGATGACTCGATGCTCGATAAACAAATGCAACAGCAGCAGAACTTAATACCCCTGATGTCAATGGTAGTAATATacccattattattataaggagtggaaaaaatctttaaaagaaaaaaaatatttatagatctttatataattttataaagatcaCTCAGTGCAATAGTATCTATTTAAAAGTTCTACATACTTTCCATACTTATGTTGTCGTAAAGTGGCAAAACAAATTGTGCCAGCTATCATATGAacaaatatagaagaaaataatgccCACAAGAATATCTGGTACCACATTTctgaaagattataataattgaaaacaaaaaaatatatatatataaaatatttgcttcgataaatatatacctttaaattattttaatatacataccaGCAAAAGAAGTTAGTggcatgtaaaatatatttcctgcATTCATGTTTCTTATAACTTGAGTATGAGGTAAAGAATTTTCTGTATGTTCATTCATGACATGTTTTTGGAAGCCtttgttgttttcttctttgctcgtttagaataatttttataatctaaaTATGCATTTTGGAacctattattaatataaaatattgttatattatatagaaaagcatgaaaagaaaaatattcttttc from Vespa velutina chromosome 18, iVesVel2.1, whole genome shotgun sequence includes these protein-coding regions:
- the LOC124955510 gene encoding transmembrane protein 170A: MNEHTENSLPHTQVIRNMNAGNIFYMPLTSFAEMWYQIFLWALFSSIFVHMIAGTICFATLRQHKYGKFFPLLIIIMGILLPLTSGVLSSAAVAFVYRASSHQMPPLYALVWGIGQTFVAACVGFTRILATL